In a single window of the Anaerocolumna cellulosilytica genome:
- a CDS encoding PTS sugar transporter subunit IIB — MTYITLVCAAGMSTSMLMAKMQQSAKNKGIEAKIIAMSEAKFKTYTEPTDVLLLGPQISYLEGELRKTYEPKGMKVAVINMVDYGMMNGEKVLNDALALLG; from the coding sequence ATGACTTATATTACATTAGTATGTGCAGCAGGTATGTCAACCTCTATGTTAATGGCAAAAATGCAGCAAAGTGCAAAAAATAAAGGAATCGAAGCAAAAATAATAGCTATGTCCGAAGCAAAATTCAAAACCTATACAGAGCCGACGGATGTACTGCTGTTAGGACCTCAAATCTCATATTTAGAAGGTGAATTAAGAAAAACATATGAACCAAAAGGGATGAAAGTAGCAGTAATCAATATGGTTGATTATGGAATGATGAACGGTGAAAAAGTACTAAATGACGCATTGGCATTACTTGGCTAA
- a CDS encoding PTS sugar transporter subunit IIC codes for MSKIEAKTLSNKLAPYVNKMQTSKIANGISGGMMMAMPVTLLGSFAALFLNLPIGAYKEFIASVGIAAALKMIIQFTTNFLAVIFTVSIAGSYAKQYEEDGIFTGLLALVNFFIVTPVAVSAEGVTSIPVQWLGATGIFTGILVSLVSTRIYIYLKQKGITIKMPESVPPVVSSSFSSLIPGLASAAVFTIVSAIFAATSFGTLHQFIYTFLQIPLQGVGGNIVSIILLWTFAQVLWFFGIHGTMVIYSVVLPIFTAMDAAQLAAFAAGEALPNITGRAFVSTYTMSGSAIGFALLMLFVAKSKQYKTLGKLSAVPSLFGISEPLVFGTPMVFNFKFFVPFVFMNAINIIIAYVLTFIGLIPRVNGMSPVSGMPIILSGLMEGSWKIAALQVVFVILSAIVWYPFFKKADNEAFKIEQESENQAQEA; via the coding sequence ATGTCTAAGATTGAAGCAAAGACTTTATCCAATAAACTTGCACCATATGTTAATAAAATGCAGACAAGCAAGATAGCGAATGGTATTTCCGGGGGAATGATGATGGCAATGCCGGTTACACTTTTAGGATCTTTCGCTGCTCTATTTTTAAACCTTCCCATTGGTGCCTATAAAGAATTTATAGCAAGCGTAGGGATTGCGGCTGCGTTAAAGATGATTATTCAATTCACCACAAACTTTTTAGCGGTTATCTTTACTGTCTCTATTGCCGGAAGTTATGCAAAACAATATGAAGAGGATGGTATATTCACGGGATTACTTGCTTTAGTAAATTTCTTTATTGTAACACCGGTTGCGGTATCAGCAGAGGGAGTTACCTCTATTCCGGTACAGTGGCTTGGTGCAACAGGAATATTTACAGGAATTCTGGTAAGTTTAGTTTCCACAAGAATCTACATTTATTTGAAGCAAAAAGGAATTACTATAAAGATGCCGGAGAGTGTTCCGCCTGTGGTTTCTAGTAGTTTTAGCAGTTTGATTCCGGGACTTGCTTCTGCAGCAGTATTTACTATTGTATCCGCAATTTTTGCAGCAACTTCTTTTGGAACACTGCATCAATTTATTTATACGTTCCTTCAGATTCCTTTGCAAGGAGTTGGCGGTAATATTGTATCCATTATTCTTTTATGGACTTTTGCACAGGTATTATGGTTCTTTGGTATTCATGGTACGATGGTTATCTATTCCGTAGTTCTTCCAATCTTTACAGCTATGGATGCAGCACAGTTAGCAGCGTTTGCTGCCGGTGAAGCACTTCCTAATATCACAGGCCGTGCTTTCGTAAGTACCTATACCATGTCAGGCAGTGCCATTGGTTTTGCACTACTTATGTTGTTCGTTGCAAAAAGTAAACAATATAAAACGTTGGGAAAATTAAGTGCAGTCCCTTCCTTGTTTGGAATCAGTGAACCTCTTGTATTTGGTACACCTATGGTATTTAACTTTAAATTCTTTGTACCCTTTGTATTTATGAATGCAATCAATATAATAATTGCTTATGTGTTGACCTTTATTGGACTTATACCAAGAGTTAACGGTATGTCACCGGTATCCGGTATGCCCATTATCCTAAGTGGTCTGATGGAAGGAAGCTGGAAGATAGCCGCGCTTCAGGTTGTATTTGTGATATTGTCTGCCATAGTATGGTACCCGTTCTTTAAAAAGGCAGATAACGAAGCATTTAAAATTGAACAAGAATCAGAGAATCAAGCGCAGGAAGCATAA
- a CDS encoding AraC family transcriptional regulator: MNDMKEIRQEDMDMLCSIWKQENIDVNFIKCYTIKEDGEGFVHTITKPVYVYAVKGSGYMQLHSNKHNLKKFQLFHIGNANKICIESFEEGLEYYYIEYKLGRNSIYDKKSLAAKHRIKPLLWNYKMTFENPLFILQLLKQMEKSFQRNTLMEAFGLKALFYQFLDRIAQDSIRDCVCNENSDIVCQALKFMKQEQGRQIIIQDLLDELGISSSHLNRLFKQMTGKSPKEYLVMLRLNSAKIRLLKTEDNLKDIAIACGYADEYQFNRTFKKHIGIAPSGYRNLIAKNRYNTGQYIQLNPKRVAIQYLIGDVLALGVVPVGITEIYEGAVFQDNLNESIILGHQSSWNKEMLAMLEPDLIITVDSDKYHEFSEVAPTLYIPYEILSKEERILLLGTVLNKPEEAKTVLSEYHNKRSVAREKLKKAGLYQSTFSIIEGDLENVSIMGNIFGCGATLYRELLLRASEITQKSVLDKGYGVDRIDLEKLQRYGGDYIIHNKYNGMDDITANEIWHTIPAIKKKHVIDMDFGLNYYSDILSTNAQIDYIVSQLTEMDELMT; this comes from the coding sequence ATGAATGATATGAAAGAAATACGGCAAGAAGACATGGATATGCTTTGTTCTATATGGAAGCAGGAGAATATAGATGTAAACTTTATAAAATGCTATACAATTAAAGAAGATGGGGAGGGCTTTGTACACACAATAACAAAGCCGGTATATGTGTATGCAGTAAAAGGCAGCGGGTATATGCAACTCCATTCTAACAAGCACAACCTGAAAAAATTTCAATTATTTCACATTGGAAATGCAAATAAAATTTGTATCGAATCATTTGAAGAAGGGTTAGAGTATTACTACATTGAATACAAGCTTGGCAGAAATAGTATTTATGATAAGAAATCACTAGCTGCTAAACATAGGATAAAGCCTCTTTTATGGAATTATAAAATGACCTTTGAAAATCCACTTTTTATACTACAATTATTAAAGCAAATGGAAAAATCTTTCCAAAGGAACACCCTTATGGAAGCGTTTGGATTAAAAGCTTTATTTTATCAATTTCTTGATAGAATTGCACAGGATAGTATACGGGATTGTGTCTGCAACGAGAACTCGGATATAGTATGCCAGGCTCTTAAGTTTATGAAGCAGGAACAGGGCAGACAGATTATAATTCAGGATTTGCTGGATGAATTAGGGATTAGTTCCAGTCATCTAAACCGATTATTTAAGCAAATGACCGGAAAAAGTCCGAAAGAATATCTAGTTATGCTTCGCCTTAACAGTGCGAAGATAAGATTGTTAAAAACAGAGGACAATCTAAAAGATATAGCAATAGCATGTGGTTATGCAGATGAGTACCAATTTAACAGAACCTTTAAGAAACATATAGGGATTGCGCCAAGTGGGTATCGTAATTTAATTGCAAAAAATAGATATAACACGGGGCAGTACATACAGTTAAATCCAAAAAGAGTTGCGATACAATATTTAATTGGAGATGTGCTTGCGTTAGGGGTGGTGCCTGTTGGAATTACAGAAATATATGAGGGTGCAGTATTTCAGGACAACTTAAATGAAAGCATTATATTAGGTCATCAAAGCAGTTGGAATAAAGAAATGCTGGCTATGCTAGAACCGGATTTGATTATTACGGTAGATTCTGATAAGTACCATGAATTTTCTGAGGTAGCTCCTACTTTGTATATTCCATATGAAATATTATCAAAAGAAGAACGGATACTTTTGTTAGGGACGGTTTTAAATAAACCAGAAGAAGCAAAGACAGTGTTATCAGAGTATCACAATAAGCGAAGCGTAGCAAGGGAGAAATTAAAAAAAGCAGGACTCTATCAGTCAACCTTTAGTATTATCGAAGGGGACTTAGAAAATGTTTCAATTATGGGAAATATATTTGGTTGTGGTGCCACTTTATATCGGGAATTATTATTAAGGGCTTCGGAAATAACACAAAAAAGTGTGTTAGATAAAGGATATGGCGTAGATCGGATTGATTTAGAAAAATTACAACGGTATGGAGGAGATTATATTATACATAACAAGTATAACGGAATGGATGATATTACCGCCAATGAAATATGGCATACGATACCTGCAATAAAAAAGAAACATGTGATAGATATGGACTTTGGATTAAATTATTACAGTGATATTTTATCTACCAATGCCCAGATTGATTATATTGTAAGTCAATTGACAGAAATGGATGAGTTAATGACATAA
- a CDS encoding PTS lactose/cellobiose transporter subunit IIA, with protein MEVSLEEIITELVVNGGDAKSKAIEAIRLAKTGNFETAEVKINEANESLQKAHEFQTEIIQAESRGENKAEVSLLMVHGQDHLMNAITTRDLAIEMVEMYKMILNK; from the coding sequence ATGGAAGTTAGTTTAGAAGAGATTATAACCGAATTAGTTGTAAACGGCGGTGATGCGAAGAGTAAGGCTATCGAAGCAATCCGATTAGCAAAAACAGGGAATTTTGAGACTGCTGAAGTAAAAATAAATGAAGCAAACGAATCCTTGCAAAAGGCCCATGAATTTCAAACAGAGATTATACAGGCAGAATCAAGGGGAGAGAACAAAGCAGAAGTGTCCCTGTTAATGGTACATGGTCAGGACCATTTGATGAATGCAATTACGACCAGGGACTTGGCTATTGAAATGGTTGAAATGTATAAGATGATACTTAACAAATAA